The following coding sequences lie in one Saccopteryx bilineata isolate mSacBil1 chromosome 5, mSacBil1_pri_phased_curated, whole genome shotgun sequence genomic window:
- the LOC136338460 gene encoding intraflagellar transport protein 70B, with amino-acid sequence MAGLGGTQISDGEFTAVVYRLIRDSRYAEAVQLLSGETQRIPKSRAGLSLLGYCYYRLEEFTMAAECYEQLSQLHPELEQYRLHQAQALYKAGLYPEATRVSFLLVDNPTYHSQVLRLQAAIKYSEGDLPGTRSLLEQLLSGEGGEESEAENESDAQVNLGCMLYKEGQYEAACSKFFAALQISGYRPDLSYNLAVAYYSSRQYAPALKLVADIVEHGIRQHPELGVGMTTEGIDFRSVGNTLVLHQTALVEAFNLKAAIEYQLRNYEAAQEALIDMPPRAEEELDPVTLHNQALMNMAARPTEGFEKLQFLLQQNPFPPETFGNLLLLYCKYEYFYLAADVLAENAHLTYKFLTPYLYDFLDAVITCQTAPEEAFIKLDGLAGMLTEQLRKLTVQVQEARHNLDDEAAKKAVDEYDEILEKYIPVLMAQGKIYWNLENYSMVEKIFHKSADLCNNHDVWKLNMAHVLFVQENKYKEAIGFYEPIVRKHYDNILSVSAIVLANLCVSYIMTSQNEEAEELMRKIEKEEERLSYDDPDKKTYHLCIVNLVIGTLYCAKGNYDFGISRVIKSLEPYNKKLGTDTWYYAKRCFLSLLENMSKQTVMLPDSVIQECIQFLEHCEVYGWKIPALIEQPLEEERMHIGKNTVTYESRQLKALIYQVTGWNL; translated from the coding sequence ATGGCGGGGCTGGGCGGTACGCAGATCTCCGACGGGGAGTTCACTGCGGTCGTGTACCGGCTCATCCGCGATTCCCGCTACGCCGAGGCGGTGCAGCTGCTGAGCGGAGAAACCCAGCGGATCCCGAAGAGCCGCGCGGGCCTGTCGCTGCTGGGCTACTGCTACTACCGCCTGGAGGAGTTCACGATGGCGGCCGAGTGCTATGAGCAGCTGAGCCAGCTGCACCCAGAGCTGGAGCAGTACCGCCTGCACCAGGCCCAGGCCCTGTACAAGGCCGGCCTTTATCCCGAGGCCACGCGGGTCAGCTTCCTCCTCGTGGACAACCCCACCTACCACAGCCAGGTCCTCCGTCTGCAAGCTGCTATCAAGTACAGCGAGGGCGATCTTCCCGGGACCAGGAGTCTGCTGGAGCAGCTACTGagcggggaagggggagaagagagtgagGCTGAGAACGAATCAGATGCCCAGGTCAACCTGGGTTGTATGCTGTACAAAGAAGGACAGTATGAGGCTGCGTGTTCCAAGTTCTTTGCAGCCCTGCAGATCTCAGGCTACCGGCCTGACCTTTCCTACAACCTGGCTGTGGCCTATTACAGCAGCCGGCAGTATGCCCCAGCTCTGAAGCTTGTGGCTGATATTGTTGAGCATGGCATCCGCCAGCACCCAGAGCTAGGTGTGGGCATGACAACCGAGGGCATTGATTTTCGCAGTGTTGGCAACACTTTAGTCCTTCACCAGACTGCATTGGTGGAAGCCTTCAACCTCAAGGCAGCCATAGAATACCAGCTGAGAAACTATGAGGCAGCACAGGAAGCCCTCATTGACATGCCACCTAGGGCAGAGGAAGAGTTGGATCCTGTGACCCTGCACAACCAGGCGCTAATGAACATGGCTGCCAGGCCTACGGAAGGGTTTGAAAAGCTACAGTTTCTGCTCCAACAGAACCCCTTTCCCCCAGAGACCTTTGGCAACCTGTTGCTGCTCTACTGTAAGTATGAGTATTTTTACCTGGCAGCAGACGTCCTGGCAGAAAATGCCCACTTGACTTATAAGTTCCTCACACCCTATCTCTATGACTTCTTGGATGCTGTGATCACTTGCCAGACAGCTCCTGAGGAGGCTTTCATTAAGCTTGATGGGCTTGCAGGGATGCTGACTGAGCAGCTTCGGAAACTCACTGTACAAGTACAGGAAGCAAGACACAATCTAGATGATGAAGCTGCCAAAAAGGCCGTGGATGAATATGACGAAATCCTGGAGAAGTATATTCCAGTGTTGATGGCCCAGGGAAAAATCTACTGGAATCTTGAAAATTATTCAATGGTAGAAAAGATCTTTCACAAATCTGCGGACCTCTGCAATAACCATGATGTGTGGAAGCTAAATATGGCTCATGTTCTGTTCGTgcaagaaaacaaatacaaagaagCTATTGGTTTTTATGAGCCCATAGTCAGGAAGCATTATGACAACATTCTCAGTGTCAGTGCTATTGTACTGGCTAACCTCTGTGTTTCTTATATTATGACAAGTCAAAATGAAGAAGCTGAGGAATTGATGAGGAAGATCGAAAAGGAGGAAGAGCGGCTCTCCTATGATGACCCAGATAAGAAAACCTATCATCTCTGCATTGTGAATTTGGTGATAGGCACGCTTTACTGTGCCAAAGGAAATTATGACTTTGGGATTTCTCGAGTTATCAAAAGCTTGGAACCTTATAATAAAAAACTGGGAACCGATACCTGGTATTATGCAAAGCGatgcttcttgtctttattaGAAAACATGTCAAAACAAACAGTCATGCTTCCTGACAGTGTTATTCAAGAATGCATACAGTTTCTAGAACACTGTGAAGTTTATGGCTGGAAGATACCTGCACTTATTGAACAACcactggaagaagaaagaatgcaTATTGGAAAGAATACGGTCACATATGAATCGAGGCAGTTAAAAGCATTGATTTATCAGGTTACAGGATGGAATCTGTAG